The following proteins are encoded in a genomic region of Streptococcus constellatus subsp. constellatus:
- a CDS encoding bacteriocin immunity protein, which produces MGTLRWFAGGQERRGRAIFLINQMFSEFDSKNANPLYQVLDSYRTELKFDGTSTPYILNRMNIDISKVLLNNNIRLSSTESSQLKELRALYHIRII; this is translated from the coding sequence ATGGGAACTTTAAGATGGTTTGCTGGTGGGCAGGAAAGAAGAGGACGAGCAATTTTTCTTATCAACCAAATGTTTTCTGAATTTGATAGTAAAAACGCGAATCCACTATATCAAGTGCTGGATTCTTATCGAACAGAATTGAAGTTTGATGGGACATCTACACCTTATATATTGAATCGTATGAATATTGATATTTCTAAAGTACTTTTAAACAATAATATACGACTGTCAAGTACTGAATCAAGTCAGTTAAAGGAGCTGAGGGCTTTGTATCATATTAGAATAATCTAG
- a CDS encoding sensor histidine kinase — translation MIVYHLIVQVLSYLENESNIQTLNFRESLVVLYLILFVSVANYLDRHLRERIQNDLMLQKDLQLKNMENYSHHIEELYTEVRNFRHDYENILMTLKLGIEQNNLSIVKNVYHSVLKDSNKRFRNPKYDIGRLVHIKNEALKSLLAAKFAQAQEHNVAVSLEVPEDIYPQGMELVDFITIVSILCDNAIEAAAPTMTIAYILSENKQVFSIENTIKEEHIDMSRIFDAGVSSKGAGRGIGLSNVLAILDRYPNVSLTSASQNYRFQHVLEIHLN, via the coding sequence ATGATTGTTTATCATCTTATTGTTCAAGTTCTATCTTATTTAGAAAACGAGAGTAACATACAGACACTAAATTTTAGAGAAAGTTTAGTAGTTCTTTATCTTATCCTTTTTGTGAGTGTTGCCAATTATTTAGACCGTCATTTACGAGAGAGAATCCAAAATGATTTAATGCTTCAAAAAGATTTACAGTTAAAAAATATGGAAAACTACAGTCATCACATTGAAGAACTGTACACAGAAGTTCGGAATTTTCGGCATGATTACGAAAATATTTTAATGACCTTAAAATTAGGAATTGAACAAAATAATCTAAGTATTGTAAAGAATGTCTATCATTCTGTTTTGAAAGATTCCAATAAGCGCTTTCGCAATCCCAAGTATGATATCGGACGGTTAGTCCATATCAAAAATGAAGCTTTAAAGAGCCTGCTAGCTGCTAAATTTGCACAAGCTCAAGAGCATAATGTAGCCGTTTCATTGGAGGTTCCAGAAGATATTTACCCGCAAGGAATGGAATTAGTTGACTTTATCACCATTGTCTCCATTTTGTGTGATAATGCTATTGAAGCTGCTGCTCCAACTATGACGATTGCTTATATTTTGTCAGAAAACAAGCAGGTATTCTCCATTGAAAATACTATAAAAGAGGAACATATAGACATGTCTCGTATTTTTGATGCAGGAGTTAGTTCTAAAGGAGCTGGGCGAGGAATTGGATTATCAAATGTCTTAGCAATTCTGGATAGGTACCCAAATGTTTCTCTTACTAGCGCTAGTCAAAATTATCGTTTCCAGCATGTCCTTGAGATTCATCTGAATTAA
- a CDS encoding CPBP family intramembrane glutamic endopeptidase: MKKLAFSLIFIILFTILLAGLPETLALHIAILFQWNLTAVGVMVLIQEILMLFFILYLLKRADLSSIFKRKKIRKRDIAAFLTLLFIFFLLADIRKDLVQYMARTTMNTKLYSKVGIWSGGKIFDICSILITVLISPIIEELFYRGYVMSRFFTNSNYYLDVLLSASLFTLGHMILLQRDWVNLSFYFLSGLALSLFYRYSQNIRLQILFHVSWNLYTFIASIWYILYNWIYFHFFF; encoded by the coding sequence ATGAAGAAATTAGCATTTTCACTCATTTTTATAATACTTTTTACTATTTTACTGGCAGGTCTTCCAGAAACTTTAGCCCTTCATATTGCTATTTTGTTTCAGTGGAATTTGACAGCAGTTGGTGTTATGGTATTAATTCAAGAGATATTGATGCTGTTCTTCATCCTTTATCTCTTGAAACGAGCAGATTTATCCTCTATTTTTAAAAGGAAGAAAATCCGTAAACGTGATATCGCAGCTTTTCTTACTTTACTGTTCATCTTTTTCTTATTGGCAGACATAAGGAAAGACTTGGTGCAATATATGGCGCGAACGACTATGAATACCAAACTTTATAGTAAGGTTGGTATCTGGAGTGGAGGAAAAATTTTTGATATTTGTAGTATTCTCATAACGGTATTGATTAGTCCAATTATAGAAGAACTTTTTTATCGAGGATATGTCATGTCTCGGTTCTTTACCAATTCAAACTATTATTTAGACGTCTTGCTTTCTGCTAGTCTATTTACGTTAGGACACATGATCTTACTTCAGAGAGACTGGGTCAATCTCAGTTTTTACTTTTTAAGTGGATTGGCATTATCTCTATTTTACCGTTATAGTCAAAACATCCGACTTCAGATTCTCTTTCATGTATCGTGGAATTTATATACTTTCATAGCCTCTATCTGGTATATCCTTTATAATTGGATTTATTTTCATTTCTTTTTTTAG
- a CDS encoding peptide cleavage/export ABC transporter, with protein MNVKKTFVPQIDARDCGVAALASIAKYYGSDYSLAHLRELAKTSKEGTTALGIVQAAQEIGFETRPIQGDMSLFDMEAIPYPFIVHVQKKAKLPHYYVIYKNTKKGLLVGDPDPSVKITKISKETFATEWTGVAIFLAPEPSYKPHKDKKNGLISLIPLIFKQKMLVTYIVLASLLVTLINIVGSYYLQGILDEYIPNQMRSTLGIVSIGLIITYILQQMMSFSRDYLLIVLSQRLTIDVILSYIRHIFELPMSFFATRRTGEIISRFTDANSIIDALASTILSLFLDLSILIIVGGVLLLQNTNLFFLTLLAIPIYMVIIFAFIKPFEKMNHDVMQSNSMVNSAIIEDINGIETIKSLTSEEARYQKIDSEFVNYLDKSFTLSKYSIFQTTLKQGFQLILNVLILWLGAHLVISEKISIGQLITFTALLSYFTNSLESIINLQTKLQSAKVANKRLNEVYLVESEFKTKQTLIEKGFLTGDITFHNVSYKYGFGRDTLSDINLTIKIGDKVSLVGISGSGKTTLAKMMVHFYEPYKGQIRLNGNDLKMIDKKTLRQYINYLPQQAYIFSGSILENLTLGTNQIFSQEEIIRACEIAEIRSDIEQMPMGYQTELSDGAGLSGGQKQRIALARALLTKSPILILDEATSGLDVLTEKKVIDNLMGLKDKTIIFVAHRLSISKRTNQVIVLDKGQIIETGSHAELMERQGFYHHLFNK; from the coding sequence GTGAATGTTAAGAAAACATTTGTTCCTCAAATAGATGCAAGAGATTGCGGTGTCGCTGCGCTGGCTTCCATTGCAAAATACTATGGTTCAGACTACTCTCTTGCACATCTGAGAGAACTTGCTAAGACAAGTAAAGAAGGGACAACGGCTCTTGGAATTGTTCAAGCAGCACAAGAAATAGGCTTTGAGACACGACCGATTCAAGGGGATATGTCCTTGTTTGATATGGAAGCTATTCCCTATCCTTTTATCGTTCATGTTCAGAAAAAAGCTAAACTCCCACATTATTATGTTATCTATAAAAATACGAAAAAAGGTCTGCTAGTTGGAGATCCTGACCCAAGTGTAAAAATAACCAAGATCTCAAAAGAAACATTTGCAACAGAATGGACTGGTGTTGCTATTTTTTTAGCACCAGAACCTAGCTATAAACCACATAAGGATAAGAAAAATGGTTTGATAAGCTTAATTCCTCTTATTTTTAAACAGAAAATGCTGGTCACCTATATTGTTTTAGCTAGTTTGCTTGTGACACTCATCAATATTGTTGGATCTTACTACCTACAAGGAATTTTAGACGAATACATTCCAAATCAAATGAGATCAACTCTTGGAATAGTGTCTATTGGTCTGATTATTACTTATATTTTGCAGCAAATGATGAGTTTTTCCAGAGATTACTTATTGATTGTACTTAGTCAGCGGCTGACCATCGATGTGATTTTATCATATATTCGACATATTTTTGAATTACCGATGTCTTTTTTTGCTACGAGACGCACTGGAGAGATTATTTCTCGTTTTACAGATGCTAATTCCATTATTGATGCTCTCGCTTCTACAATACTTTCACTCTTTCTTGACCTTTCTATTTTGATAATAGTAGGAGGGGTATTATTATTACAGAATACCAACCTTTTCTTCCTCACTCTGCTTGCTATTCCTATCTATATGGTGATTATTTTTGCTTTTATAAAGCCTTTTGAAAAAATGAATCATGACGTCATGCAAAGCAATTCTATGGTAAATTCTGCTATTATCGAAGATATTAATGGCATTGAAACCATTAAATCTTTAACAAGCGAAGAAGCTCGTTACCAAAAGATAGACAGCGAATTTGTAAATTATTTAGATAAATCTTTTACGCTTAGTAAATATTCTATTTTTCAAACAACTCTTAAACAAGGCTTTCAATTAATTTTAAATGTGCTTATTTTATGGCTCGGTGCGCATTTAGTTATATCTGAGAAAATCTCAATTGGGCAGCTCATCACATTTACGGCTCTACTTTCTTATTTTACAAATTCTCTTGAAAGTATTATTAATCTGCAAACTAAGCTGCAATCGGCTAAGGTTGCTAACAAGCGGTTGAATGAAGTTTATTTAGTAGAGTCTGAATTTAAAACTAAGCAAACACTTATAGAGAAAGGTTTCTTGACTGGTGATATTACGTTCCATAATGTCTCCTATAAATACGGCTTCGGACGAGATACGTTATCGGATATTAACTTAACAATAAAAATAGGAGATAAGGTGAGCTTAGTCGGTATCAGTGGTTCGGGAAAGACAACGCTTGCCAAAATGATGGTTCATTTTTATGAGCCTTATAAAGGGCAAATCCGTCTCAATGGAAATGATCTTAAAATGATTGATAAGAAAACGCTTCGTCAATATATCAATTATTTACCACAACAAGCCTATATTTTTAGTGGTTCTATCTTAGAAAACCTTACATTAGGGACGAATCAAATATTTTCTCAAGAAGAGATTATTCGCGCTTGTGAAATTGCAGAAATTCGTTCGGATATTGAACAAATGCCTATGGGATATCAAACAGAATTGTCCGATGGAGCTGGTCTATCAGGTGGACAAAAGCAAAGAATTGCTCTAGCACGCGCCCTCTTAACAAAGTCACCAATTCTTATTCTTGATGAGGCAACGAGCGGATTGGATGTTCTAACTGAGAAAAAGGTCATTGACAATCTGATGGGCTTAAAAGACAAAACGATTATTTTTGTTGCTCATCGTCTCAGCATTTCAAAGCGGACAAATCAAGTGATTGTTCTTGATAAAGGGCAGATTATTGAAACTGGATCCCACGCTGAATTGATGGAAAGACAAGGCTTTTATCATCATTTATTTAATAAATAA
- a CDS encoding Blp family class II bacteriocin — protein MNTKSLEKFEVLNSEMLASVEGGKRPGGAPVTGMTQAHYTCLAATWGATFGGMLAPISLIGSVPGVLAACSGL, from the coding sequence ATGAATACAAAATCACTCGAAAAATTTGAAGTACTGAACTCTGAAATGCTAGCAAGTGTTGAAGGGGGAAAGAGACCAGGAGGAGCACCTGTTACAGGTATGACACAAGCACATTATACTTGTTTAGCCGCAACATGGGGAGCGACATTTGGAGGAATGTTAGCTCCGATTAGTTTAATAGGTAGCGTTCCGGGAGTATTAGCTGCATGTAGTGGTTTATAG
- a CDS encoding ComC/BlpC family leader-containing pheromone/bacteriocin translates to MDKKQTLDHFHTLTSQELEQVVGGGWLEDLFSPYLKKYKLGKLGQPDLG, encoded by the coding sequence ATGGACAAAAAACAAACATTGGATCATTTTCATACACTTACAAGTCAAGAACTCGAACAAGTCGTCGGTGGCGGCTGGTTGGAAGACTTATTTAGTCCTTATTTAAAAAAGTATAAATTAGGCAAACTTGGACAACCTGATTTAGGATAA
- a CDS encoding bacteriocin secretion accessory protein: MNPNLFKSVEFYHRRYHNFATVLILPLVLFVLFLVLFSIIGQKEVTVKSIGEITPTKVIAMIQSSSNNTILINHLAENKAVVKGELLIQYVKNMEVSQQTAIKTQLATYQRQKVGLETLKSSLHQGINLFSGEDEFGYANTFNNFIKQSQDLSLGISKSNIEVSKQASLAHNTIAAIDQQINDLTKQINDYRELHQVISENASHLPKSNPHQTTFNMYKKQYQANPDTSLTNQYLSQIDTNISNLNSSIANLKIQKAGTGTAATYDNSLSTKIEVLRTQFIQTADQQLATLITQITDLQNQLNQANVQLQNNRLVAPETGVLHISEKLKGNNLLPKGTEIAQIYPDITKTNEVLITYYVPSAYMTNLKKGQTTRLTLEKIGKQSITIIGNINKIDTSATETKQGNLFKVTAKAKISKSNGQVIKYGLQGRVTIVIAKKSFFDYYKDKLLNNVE; the protein is encoded by the coding sequence ATGAATCCCAATTTGTTTAAAAGTGTAGAATTTTATCATCGAAGATACCATAACTTTGCGACCGTTCTTATTCTTCCTTTGGTATTGTTCGTTCTATTTCTGGTTCTTTTTTCCATTATTGGTCAAAAGGAAGTGACTGTCAAATCTATCGGTGAAATTACGCCAACGAAAGTCATTGCTATGATCCAATCAAGCAGCAATAATACGATTTTGATTAACCATTTAGCTGAAAATAAGGCAGTCGTAAAAGGAGAGTTGTTGATTCAATATGTAAAAAATATGGAAGTCTCTCAACAAACAGCTATTAAAACTCAACTTGCGACTTATCAACGACAAAAAGTTGGCTTAGAAACACTCAAATCGAGTTTGCATCAAGGGATAAATCTTTTTTCGGGTGAAGATGAATTTGGCTATGCTAATACTTTTAACAATTTTATCAAACAATCACAGGATCTATCATTAGGAATTTCAAAAAGCAATATCGAAGTCAGTAAACAAGCTTCTTTGGCTCATAACACAATTGCTGCGATTGATCAGCAAATCAATGATTTAACAAAACAGATAAATGATTATCGTGAACTGCATCAGGTCATCTCAGAGAATGCTTCACATTTACCCAAGAGTAATCCACATCAAACAACATTCAACATGTATAAGAAACAGTATCAAGCTAATCCAGATACTTCCCTCACAAATCAGTATTTGTCTCAAATTGATACCAATATATCCAATTTAAACTCTTCCATTGCGAATCTAAAGATTCAAAAAGCTGGTACTGGAACTGCGGCGACTTATGACAATAGTCTTTCTACGAAAATCGAAGTACTCCGCACACAATTTATCCAAACGGCTGACCAACAGTTAGCAACCCTTATAACGCAAATCACTGATTTACAGAATCAATTGAATCAAGCAAATGTACAGCTTCAAAACAATAGATTAGTCGCTCCCGAAACAGGTGTTCTGCATATTAGTGAAAAGTTAAAAGGGAACAACTTATTACCTAAAGGAACTGAAATTGCCCAAATCTATCCAGATATCACCAAAACAAACGAAGTCCTTATCACTTATTATGTACCTTCAGCCTATATGACAAATTTAAAAAAAGGACAAACCACTCGTTTAACTTTAGAAAAAATTGGAAAGCAGTCCATCACCATTATCGGAAATATCAATAAAATTGATACTTCCGCTACTGAAACAAAACAAGGAAACCTTTTTAAAGTAACTGCCAAAGCTAAAATTTCTAAGTCCAATGGACAAGTTATCAAGTATGGTCTACAAGGAAGAGTAACTATTGTCATTGCGAAAAAATCATTCTTTGATTACTACAAAGACAAACTGTTAAACAATGTCGAATGA
- a CDS encoding serine hydrolase translates to MSRKTMILCLIGCFMMCGVLVSSAVYFGQARKAHPTKVAANYPTSQEKLKNSSKESKLVTRVSSKSMEEKQKVMESDFPVMEAYGLYYDYANLNLVQVVKAYLDEMGIEHSKVAFSYKDLTSGQIYAMNETQPMTAGSTYKLPLNMLVVDEVEKGNLSMTERFDITHTRYEYIGEHNNYVAAFNGTMNIPEMQEYSLLYSENTPAYALAERLGGLDKAYTMYQRYGKGKGEVKTINQQNQTTTDYYIQVLDYLWKHQEKYKDLLYYIGESFSNEYYKRYVRDIPIYQKPGYVAEALNVDAIVCEEKPYLIALYTAGLGGTTPESNEISGVGITQVGQLAYVINEWHRVNMN, encoded by the coding sequence GTGAGTAGAAAGACAATGATTCTTTGTTTGATTGGTTGCTTTATGATGTGTGGTGTATTAGTATCAAGTGCTGTATACTTTGGCCAAGCTAGAAAGGCACATCCTACGAAAGTAGCTGCAAATTATCCTACCAGTCAAGAAAAGCTAAAAAATTCGTCAAAAGAGTCGAAATTAGTCACTCGTGTTTCGTCAAAGAGTATGGAAGAAAAGCAGAAAGTCATGGAATCTGATTTCCCTGTAATGGAAGCCTATGGTTTGTATTATGATTATGCTAATCTAAATTTGGTTCAAGTTGTAAAGGCTTATCTAGATGAGATGGGAATAGAGCATTCGAAGGTTGCATTTTCTTATAAGGACTTAACGAGTGGACAAATCTACGCTATGAATGAAACGCAACCGATGACAGCGGGCTCGACTTACAAATTGCCATTAAATATGTTGGTCGTTGATGAGGTAGAAAAAGGAAATTTATCAATGACTGAGCGGTTTGATATTACCCATACTCGCTATGAGTATATCGGTGAACATAATAACTATGTAGCAGCATTTAATGGAACCATGAACATCCCTGAAATGCAGGAGTATTCCCTTCTTTATTCTGAAAATACGCCAGCTTATGCCTTAGCTGAGCGCTTAGGTGGCTTGGATAAAGCCTATACAATGTATCAGCGCTATGGAAAAGGCAAAGGAGAAGTGAAGACCATCAACCAACAGAATCAAACAACGACGGACTATTATATTCAAGTGTTGGATTACCTTTGGAAACATCAGGAAAAGTATAAAGATCTTTTGTATTATATCGGTGAATCTTTTTCAAATGAATACTATAAACGATATGTAAGAGACATTCCAATCTATCAAAAGCCAGGTTATGTTGCAGAAGCTTTAAATGTAGATGCAATTGTATGTGAAGAAAAGCCTTATTTGATTGCTCTTTATACAGCGGGGCTGGGTGGGACAACTCCTGAGAGTAATGAAATTAGCGGTGTTGGTATTACACAAGTTGGTCAATTAGCTTATGTTATCAATGAATGGCATCGTGTGAATATGAATTAA
- a CDS encoding Blp family class II bacteriocin produces the protein MNTKTLEKFEALNSEMLARVEGGGCNWGDFAKSGIAGGAGNGLRLGIKTRTWQGVVAGAVGGAIIGGVGYGATCWW, from the coding sequence ATGAATACAAAAACATTGGAAAAATTTGAAGCACTGAACTCTGAAATGCTGGCACGTGTTGAAGGAGGAGGTTGTAATTGGGGTGATTTTGCAAAATCGGGTATTGCTGGTGGTGCAGGTAATGGATTGAGATTAGGAATCAAGACCAGAACATGGCAAGGAGTAGTTGCAGGAGCTGTTGGGGGAGCTATTATTGGTGGAGTTGGTTATGGAGCTACTTGTTGGTGGTAA
- a CDS encoding Crp/Fnr family transcriptional regulator, with the protein MINKEHYRYIREHPAFKNLPVEFFDKIAVEIQFRKVPKGQIIFFSGDKRERLFLIYKGYVRIEQYDQTDSFNYIDYVKENTMFPYGGMFEDKDYHYSGISVTDLEYFSIPVDLYEYYSKQIIEQMLFITHKLSNILRFHELRLRNSVLASATERVIQAISILCIDFCRDRDDIPFALSMKELAKLGATTRETVNQVLKKLTEENIIQYNRKKLVFLNKEYFLKYFEDM; encoded by the coding sequence ATGATTAACAAAGAGCATTATCGTTACATTAGAGAACATCCTGCTTTTAAAAATTTACCAGTTGAATTTTTTGATAAAATAGCTGTTGAGATTCAATTTCGCAAAGTGCCAAAAGGGCAAATTATTTTCTTTTCTGGAGACAAACGAGAGCGACTTTTTTTGATTTATAAGGGCTATGTTCGGATTGAACAGTATGACCAGACAGATTCGTTTAATTACATTGACTATGTGAAAGAAAATACCATGTTTCCTTATGGTGGCATGTTTGAGGATAAAGATTATCATTATTCTGGGATTTCTGTGACAGATTTGGAATATTTTTCTATTCCTGTTGACTTGTATGAATATTATTCCAAACAAATAATAGAGCAGATGTTATTTATCACACATAAGTTGTCAAATATTTTACGTTTTCATGAGTTACGTTTGCGAAATTCCGTTTTAGCGAGTGCGACAGAGCGAGTTATCCAAGCGATTTCAATTTTATGTATTGATTTTTGTCGAGATAGAGATGATATTCCTTTTGCCCTTAGTATGAAAGAGTTAGCCAAGTTGGGGGCGACCACTCGTGAAACAGTTAATCAAGTGTTGAAAAAATTAACAGAAGAAAACATTATTCAATATAATCGAAAGAAACTCGTCTTTTTGAATAAAGAATACTTTTTAAAGTATTTTGAAGATATGTAG
- a CDS encoding thioredoxin family protein, whose product MMKKQLLKSLLFSSMLLLAFRNDMVFADGVHKEEQRPDTTEIVSEASTAAVVKNDANQDSIVTDTKSVSMPESKEDTVVEKENLTNNKSASTSNKTSAANGVPNSQESKEVDVATYRENIAKLPKATIKDVYSAFTSDNKEHTIYVGRETCYFCRQFSPELKKFNQLTGGKLEYYNTDGEDFDEHAKEFLFKTVGIPGTPTILYLKNGTLTSGWVGGGITAQELYDYLYFHKAPAGKKQEDNPRHQENKNDKKVKQNQEPASIDLKNNEESLPKDFSEISKSNSADHTHKTSVLPTNSEMEFNGIKEQKNLQLPKTGIKKSKGLFRFGLAMLLLTLSFYLGMRKGLNDRKRY is encoded by the coding sequence ATGATGAAAAAACAATTGCTAAAATCACTTTTATTTAGTTCGATGCTATTGCTTGCTTTTAGAAACGACATGGTTTTTGCTGATGGAGTTCATAAGGAGGAGCAACGCCCAGATACAACTGAAATAGTGTCTGAAGCTTCGACAGCAGCTGTTGTTAAAAATGACGCAAATCAAGATTCAATTGTAACAGATACGAAATCCGTAAGTATGCCAGAGTCAAAGGAAGATACAGTTGTAGAAAAGGAAAACTTGACAAACAATAAATCTGCTTCGACTTCAAACAAAACTTCTGCAGCAAATGGCGTTCCAAATTCTCAAGAATCAAAAGAGGTTGATGTTGCTACTTATCGTGAGAATATAGCTAAACTTCCTAAGGCTACGATAAAAGATGTTTATTCGGCTTTTACTTCGGATAATAAAGAACATACGATTTATGTAGGACGGGAAACTTGTTATTTTTGTCGACAATTCTCTCCTGAACTAAAAAAGTTTAATCAATTAACAGGTGGAAAATTAGAATACTATAATACGGACGGTGAAGATTTTGATGAACATGCCAAAGAATTTTTATTTAAAACAGTTGGTATTCCTGGGACCCCAACGATACTCTATCTTAAAAATGGCACATTAACTTCCGGTTGGGTCGGTGGAGGTATCACTGCTCAAGAACTCTATGATTATCTGTATTTTCATAAAGCGCCGGCAGGCAAAAAGCAAGAAGACAATCCTCGACATCAAGAGAATAAAAATGATAAAAAAGTTAAACAAAACCAAGAACCAGCTTCTATTGACTTAAAAAACAATGAGGAATCCTTACCAAAAGACTTTAGTGAAATTTCAAAATCAAATTCAGCAGACCATACTCATAAAACTTCAGTATTGCCGACAAATAGTGAAATGGAATTTAATGGGATAAAAGAGCAAAAGAATCTGCAATTACCCAAAACTGGCATCAAAAAGAGTAAAGGATTATTCCGATTTGGGTTGGCAATGCTTCTTCTTACATTATCATTTTATCTAGGGATGAGAAAAGGATTGAATGATAGAAAACGCTATTGA
- a CDS encoding superoxide dismutase, with translation MAIILPDLPYAYDALEPYIDEETMHLHHDKHHNTYVNNVNAALAKHPEIGEDLERLLADVESIPTDIRQAVINNGGGHLNHALFWELMTPEETAPSAELAADLEATFGSFDDFKIAFTTTATTRFGSGWAWLVVNKEGKLEVMSTANQDTPISEGKTPILGIDVWEHAYYVKYRNVRPDYIKAFFSVINWNKVDELYKAAK, from the coding sequence ATGGCAATTATTTTACCTGATCTACCTTATGCTTACGATGCTTTGGAACCGTATATTGATGAAGAAACCATGCACTTGCATCATGACAAACACCACAATACTTATGTAAATAATGTAAATGCGGCGCTAGCAAAACATCCTGAAATCGGTGAGGATTTAGAGCGACTTTTAGCTGATGTTGAGTCTATTCCAACCGATATCCGTCAAGCAGTAATCAATAATGGTGGTGGTCATCTCAACCATGCTCTTTTCTGGGAATTGATGACACCAGAAGAAACAGCACCATCAGCAGAATTAGCAGCAGATCTTGAAGCAACTTTTGGCTCATTTGACGATTTCAAAATAGCCTTTACGACAACTGCAACGACTCGCTTTGGTTCAGGATGGGCTTGGCTAGTGGTAAACAAAGAAGGTAAGCTAGAAGTGATGTCAACTGCTAACCAAGATACGCCAATCTCTGAAGGAAAAACACCTATTTTGGGAATTGATGTTTGGGAGCATGCTTACTATGTGAAATATCGCAATGTTCGCCCAGACTACATTAAAGCTTTCTTTTCAGTTATCAACTGGAATAAGGTCGATGAATTGTACAAAGCAGCGAAATAG
- a CDS encoding response regulator transcription factor, protein MNIFILEDDLTQQYYMETIVEEIIEKHHLQYHHFEVVGKPKQLLEAISEKGSHQIFFLDIEIKTEEEKGLDVAKKIREIDPYAIIVFVTSHSELMPTAFKLQVGALDYLDKSLSKEIFKKRIETALLHTESLTGKGLADDALLFETPHTQIQVPFKDILYIETSSRPHRLVLYTHRGRTEFTANLLDILKKEKRFYQCHRSFVVNPANVHQVDKVNHILHFQNGATCLVSRSKIKGLTEAIAALHRRE, encoded by the coding sequence ATGAATATTTTTATTTTAGAAGATGATCTTACTCAACAATATTATATGGAGACTATTGTTGAAGAAATTATCGAAAAACATCATCTTCAATATCATCATTTTGAAGTTGTTGGAAAACCTAAACAATTACTAGAAGCCATATCTGAGAAAGGAAGCCATCAGATTTTCTTTTTAGACATTGAAATCAAAACCGAGGAAGAAAAGGGCTTAGACGTTGCTAAAAAGATACGCGAGATAGATCCTTATGCCATCATTGTCTTTGTAACCAGTCATTCTGAATTGATGCCTACAGCGTTTAAGCTGCAAGTGGGTGCCCTTGATTATCTTGACAAATCGTTATCAAAAGAAATCTTTAAAAAACGGATCGAAACTGCACTGCTACATACTGAAAGCCTAACAGGTAAAGGGCTGGCAGACGATGCTCTTCTCTTTGAAACACCTCATACACAAATACAAGTGCCATTTAAAGATATTCTTTATATTGAAACTTCCTCTCGTCCTCACCGCTTAGTTCTTTACACACATAGAGGACGTACGGAATTTACTGCTAATCTTTTAGATATTTTAAAAAAAGAAAAACGGTTCTACCAATGTCATCGCTCCTTTGTTGTTAATCCAGCTAATGTCCATCAAGTGGATAAAGTAAATCATATCCTTCACTTCCAGAATGGTGCTACTTGTCTTGTTTCTAGATCAAAAATAAAAGGGTTAACAGAAGCCATTGCAGCCCTGCACCGGAGGGAATGA